CGTACAAAGATTTGGTTTTTTTCAGAATCAAATAAAAGCCCCCAACCTTTCCTGGTCGAGGGCTTTTCCGCGACAAACTCTAGAGATGTAATAAATTTTAAGAGGGCGCTGAGGCCGCTAAATAAACTACTTTCCGAAAGCAGGCTTCATTGGCGAAATAGTGGTGCTACAATCCATGCAAATCGCAACATCATTTGTAAACTTATATGAACCACAGAGCCGGCACTTTGTCCTGCCAAATTCATCCATATCGTGAAGATATTTGTCGATTTCTTTACCCCACTTCTGCCAGTAGTCTTGATCCATTTTGAAATCGTCCTTCATTTTAAAAGAATCCCCATCATGTTTGATGAATTAATGCGTTATTTATATTACAAATCTCACCGGCTTATAGACAAAAAAGTTGCAGAGTTTCTCCTAAAAAAATTTTACTTTTTTAAAATTCCTCTTGACAAAAGTGAAAACGTTTTCTATATTTAACCGTATGGTTAAATATTATACGGATACCCTTGATGTGACTTTTATGGCCCTGGCGGACCCGACTCGCAGGGCTATTTTAATGCGGCTTACGGAAGATGAACACACGGTCTCAGAACTAGCCGAACCTTTTGATATTTCGCTGCCCGCCGTTTCAAAACACCTGCGCGTTCTTGAGAATGCCGGACTGATTCTGCGAGAAAAACAAGGGCGGGTTCATAAATTTCAGCTCGATGCAGGACCCATGAAGGATGCAGCTTCCTGGATAGAAAAGTACAAAATATTCTGGGAAAAACAATTCGACTCACTCGAAAAATATTTACAAGAACCAAAAAATAAGGAGGAGTAAAAGATGGCGAATGGGAGTGAAACGACACTCAATTTAAAACGAATCTTTAACGCGCCACGCGAAAAAGTATTTCGAGCCTGGACAGACCCGAATGCGCTTAAAGAATGGTTTCATGGCATGGATGACTGGACCACGCCGGTCCATGAAATTGACTTGCAGGTTGGCGGAAAATACCGTTTGGGGATGCAGCCGCCCGATGGCGATACACCCTATGTGGCCTACGGCACTTATCGGGAAATACGGCCGCCGGAAAAGCTGGTTTATACCTGGAGCTGGGAAGGTCAGGACCCAATGGAAACATTGGTCACCGTGGAATTTCGGGAGGTCGGCGATTCGACGGAAGTTGAATTGACTCACGAACGTTTCCCGAATGCGGAAGAAAGAGATAAACACAACGAAGGTTGGGTTGGCTGCCTCGATCAGCTAAGCAAGCTTTTATAATTAATTTAACAATAAAACGTTGTTCAATGCCCAGCGCGGTGAAGCCGCACTGGCAAACGTGAATCGTGAGATGTGAAACGTCTCTCCCAACATAGTGTGTTGGGAAGGGCACCTCTCACGTTTGACGTCTCACATCTCGCAATAATCTTCCAAAGAAAACATGTCATATTTTTTTAAAAAAATGTAAAAGTTTCAAAGATAATACTATAAGCAACTAACATTCTAACCAAATTAAAGGAGGGTTAACCCCATGAAACGCTTTATCACTATTTTAACGGTTTTGTTGGCTTTTACTTTCATCGCATCTCAAACGTATGCAGTGCACGGTGACAGTGCAGCGGAGAAATTTAAGAAAATTAAATCGTTGGCAGGAGAATGGCAAGGCACGCGGGCAATGGATGATAAAACAGTAAATGTCACTTATGAATTGGTATCAAATGGCTCTACGGTTATGGAAACACTGATGCCTGCCGACGAGCCGAACATGGTAACCATGTACCATCTGAATGGCGACAAGCTTATGATGACCCATTATTGCGCCGTGAATAATCAACCGCGCATGGAATCGGTCTCGAGCGATGATGGCATGGTAAAATTTGAATTAAAAGATATCAGCAATCTTGCCAAGCCGGAAGATGGCCACATGGTCAAAATGTCGATCGCGTTTAAAGATGACGATCACATTACCCACACCTGGACCTTCAAGCAAGAGGGGAAAGAGATGCCCGGTGATATCGTGCTGGAACGTAAAAAAATGACTAGCATGAAGTAGCAGTAGGTGCTGCATTTAAGACTTATCTGTGCTGCAAACCTGCAACATTGTGTTTTTTTAGCAAAGTTTGGTAACCAAAATAAATACACATGGATTGACCAAGCTCCACGGGGTTTAAATAAAAAACAATATAGCCACGGATTCGCACGGATAAAGCACGGATAAAGCACGGATAAAGCACGAATTTACTAAATGGACCTTTAAATTTCACTTTTTTAACCTATAATTTCGACAAATTGAA
This is a stretch of genomic DNA from candidate division KSB1 bacterium. It encodes these proteins:
- a CDS encoding SRPBCC domain-containing protein, which produces MANGSETTLNLKRIFNAPREKVFRAWTDPNALKEWFHGMDDWTTPVHEIDLQVGGKYRLGMQPPDGDTPYVAYGTYREIRPPEKLVYTWSWEGQDPMETLVTVEFREVGDSTEVELTHERFPNAEERDKHNEGWVGCLDQLSKLL
- a CDS encoding winged helix-turn-helix transcriptional regulator, with product MVKYYTDTLDVTFMALADPTRRAILMRLTEDEHTVSELAEPFDISLPAVSKHLRVLENAGLILREKQGRVHKFQLDAGPMKDAASWIEKYKIFWEKQFDSLEKYLQEPKNKEE